A genomic segment from Corylus avellana chromosome ca5, CavTom2PMs-1.0 encodes:
- the LOC132181687 gene encoding cysteine-rich repeat secretory protein 38-like, which yields MVSSTSLLFLLSTIFILTAQAVARPDFLYYFCIHDKGGNSAGNSSYEANFSDLLFSLSAITEIDRGVSHYAYGQNSDQVYAIGFCRGDVNLHACRGFLNDAAFLLTERCPQQKEAIGWYDECMLRYSNRSIRGAEKTSLKFFMWNLYNMSANYDLRTPLERRRGRAAAGGLDLMFAAGNGIPSLYALAQCISDLSEQECNDCLLGAFESIPQCCDGKEGGRVVRPSCNIRFEVYPFYNLTTASSPRTSTNTNNREAHDRSLIFVIINKFVVAIASVVLIISTGIYLSVKGQRKNDESK from the exons ATGGTTTCCTCAACATCACTACTTTTCCTCCTATCTACCATTTTTATACTCACTGCCCAAGCTGTCGCGCGACCAGACTTCCTTTATTACTTTTGTATACACGACAAGGGTGGAAACAGCGCCGGTAATAGCAGCTACGAGGCAAACTTCAGTGacctcctcttctccctctccgCCATCACCGAAATCGACCGTGGGGTCTCCCATTACGCTTACGGCCAAAACTCCGACCAAGTATACGCAATTGGGTTTTGTAGAGGAGATGTTAACCTACATGCTTGCCGTGGTTTCCTCAACGACGCTGCGTTTCTTCTCACCGAGCGCTGTCCCCAGCAAAAGGAGGCAATTGGATGGTACGACGAATGTATGCTGCGCTACTCAAATCGCTCCATTCGTGGCGCCGAGAAAACTAGTCTGAAATTCTTTATGTGGAACCTGTATAACATGTCGGCCAATTACGATCTTAGAACCCCTTTGGAGAGACGAAGAGGTAGAGCCGCCGCAGGTGGTCTTGATCTTATGTTTGCAGCAGGAAATGGAATCCCTTCATTATATGCACTTGCGCAGTGCATATCTGATTTGTCTGAGCAAGAATGCAACGATTGCTTACTTGGGGCTTTTGAAAGCATTCCACAATGTTGTGATGGGAAGGAAGGTGGGAGAGTCGTGAGACCCAGCTGTAATATCAGGTTTGAGGTCTACCCGTTCTATAACCTTACAACTGCTTCGTCACCAAGAACATCGACCAATACAAATAACAGAGAAG CGCACGATAGATCTCTAATTTTCGTGATCATCAATAAGTTTGTGGTAGCTATTGCTTCCGTGGTACTAATCATCTCCACAGGCATCTATTTAAGCGTGAAGGGGCAAAGGAAGAACGATGAAAGTAAGtga
- the LOC132181686 gene encoding eukaryotic translation initiation factor 4E-1-like, translating to TINTSGLSINLLKITDKFAWAIYSLHSVYNNIHHPSKLGHGADIYCFKHKIEPKWEDPVCANGGKWTITFFNRGKSDTFFNRGKSNIGTKWEDPVCANVSDNLCKLTLNQKFFVASNFLSHGDEICGAVVNVRARQEKISVWTKNATNEAAQMSIGKQWKEFLDYNETIGFIFHDDAKKLDKAAKNRYTV from the exons ACTATCAATACCTCTGGTCTCTCTATCAATCTCCTCAAAATAACTGACAAATTTGCCTGGGCAATTTATTCCTTGCACAGTGTTTACAATAATATTCATCATCCAAGCAAGTTGGGTCACGGAGCAGACATCTATTGttttaaacataaaatagaGCCAAAATGGGAGGACCCTGTTTGTGCCAATGGAGGGAAGTGGACTATAACCTTTTTTAATAGAGGGAAATCTGacactttttttaatagagGGAAATCTAACATTGGCACAAAATGGGAGGACCCTGTTTGTGCCAATGTTTCAGACAATCTTTGTAAGTTAACACTGAATCAAAAATTCTTTGTGGCATCTAATTTTCTGAGT CATGGGGATGAAATTTGTGGAGCAGTTGTCAATGTCAGAGCTAGGCAGGAAAAAATAAGCGTGTGGACCAAGAATGCTACAAATGAAGCTGCACAG ATGAGCATTGGGAAACAGTGGAAGGAGTTTCTCGACTACAATGAGACGATAGGATTTATATTCCAT GATGATGCAAAGAAACTTGACAAAGCTGCCAAGAATCGGTACACAGTATGA